The proteins below come from a single Acidobacteriota bacterium genomic window:
- a CDS encoding AMP-binding protein yields the protein MRDSIHSFLDDCLIRDDQTAFAEQRGLRVIRHTYADIAQTAFRFARELEARSINKADRILLWAGNSAEWVAAFFGCALRGVIAVPLDEQSAPDFALRVQQQVKAKLLLCDQEQQGHFAAPFPVLRLDQLSEAIAHHSCNVFKTENIGGDDLLEIVFTSGTTAEPKGVCLTHRNLLANLNPLETEIQKYLWLERPFHPLRFLCLLPLSHVFGQFMGMFVPLLLGGEVFFQHSQKPSEIIATIKRERISVAAAVPRQLETLREQIERDFAAKGKLEDFHHRFAAADGKHFLRRWWMFRDLHWRFGWKFLAFVSGGATLDEETENFWQRLSFAVVQGYGMTETASLVSINHPFKASHGSIGKTLPGQELKLGEGGEILVRGENVSAGYWHNSIQQTSNGDTGENWLHTGDLGAMDDAGNLFFKGRQKDVIVTAAGVNIYPDDLEHALNRQPEVRNACVFGIEGAQGPEPMAAMILRAENADTAEIIRRANTQLNSSQQIRHWFLWPEADFPRTATQKIRKPLVKEFALAQTATARQSTGQPNQVSPLAGILAKLGSEDLSQLDSLGRVALLSAIEDRYQIELDEASLTPETNISDLEQMIAAGNHLRDNQTQSGIEYPYPRWSLRWSINWLRAVTYSLLIVPFVCVMCWPRAQRKERLLNLRGPVLFIANHISMVDPAMILFALPWRFKRKLAIAMAGERLRALRQRREGLNRLSRLFDPIKYLLVVTVFNVFPLPQKGGFRRSFAYAGEAADSGFSVLVFPEGRTTEDGQMNPFMAGIGLLAKDLDLPVVPIKIDGLFDLTKQHRYFSRPGTVTITFGDPIRFPGDAEAEQITLELETCVRQL from the coding sequence ATGCGGGACTCAATTCATTCTTTTCTTGATGATTGTCTGATCAGAGACGACCAAACGGCTTTTGCGGAACAGCGCGGATTGCGCGTGATTCGCCACACTTATGCCGATATCGCACAGACAGCATTTCGCTTCGCACGCGAACTGGAAGCACGAAGCATCAACAAAGCCGACCGCATTCTGCTTTGGGCGGGAAACAGCGCTGAATGGGTGGCAGCGTTTTTTGGCTGTGCGCTTCGCGGAGTCATCGCGGTTCCTTTGGATGAACAGAGCGCGCCAGATTTTGCCCTGCGGGTTCAGCAACAAGTGAAAGCCAAACTGTTGTTGTGTGATCAGGAACAGCAAGGGCATTTTGCGGCTCCCTTCCCAGTTCTGCGGCTTGATCAACTCAGCGAAGCGATAGCTCACCATTCCTGCAATGTTTTTAAGACGGAAAACATTGGCGGTGACGATTTGCTGGAGATCGTCTTCACCTCGGGCACAACGGCTGAACCGAAAGGCGTTTGCCTGACGCATCGCAACCTGTTGGCGAATCTGAATCCGCTGGAAACCGAAATCCAAAAATACTTGTGGCTAGAACGGCCATTTCATCCGCTCCGGTTTTTGTGTCTACTGCCGCTCAGTCATGTCTTCGGACAGTTTATGGGTATGTTTGTTCCGCTGCTTTTGGGCGGCGAGGTCTTTTTTCAGCATTCACAAAAGCCCTCTGAAATCATTGCGACGATCAAACGCGAACGCATTTCAGTCGCAGCCGCCGTCCCGCGACAGCTTGAAACATTGCGAGAGCAAATCGAACGCGATTTTGCTGCCAAGGGAAAGCTCGAAGATTTCCATCACCGATTTGCCGCAGCCGATGGCAAGCACTTCTTACGCCGTTGGTGGATGTTCCGCGATTTGCATTGGCGATTCGGATGGAAGTTTCTGGCGTTTGTGTCCGGCGGCGCAACGCTGGATGAAGAAACGGAAAACTTCTGGCAGCGGCTGAGCTTTGCCGTCGTGCAAGGCTATGGAATGACCGAAACGGCTTCGCTGGTCAGCATCAATCATCCTTTCAAAGCCAGTCACGGTTCGATTGGAAAAACATTGCCCGGGCAGGAATTAAAGCTTGGCGAAGGCGGAGAAATTCTGGTTCGCGGCGAAAACGTTTCCGCAGGATATTGGCATAATAGTATTCAACAAACTTCGAACGGCGACACGGGCGAAAATTGGCTGCACACTGGCGACCTGGGAGCAATGGACGATGCGGGAAATCTATTTTTCAAGGGTCGCCAAAAAGATGTGATCGTCACGGCTGCGGGAGTGAACATTTATCCGGACGATTTGGAACACGCACTAAATCGCCAGCCGGAAGTTCGTAACGCCTGCGTTTTCGGCATCGAAGGTGCACAAGGCCCGGAACCAATGGCCGCAATGATTTTGCGAGCCGAAAATGCGGATACCGCGGAAATCATCCGCCGTGCCAATACCCAACTGAATTCTTCGCAGCAAATTCGCCATTGGTTCCTTTGGCCTGAAGCCGATTTTCCTCGCACTGCCACCCAAAAAATTCGCAAACCGCTGGTCAAAGAATTCGCGCTGGCGCAGACAGCAACCGCACGACAATCCACTGGACAACCAAATCAAGTCAGTCCGCTGGCCGGAATTCTCGCCAAATTGGGCAGCGAGGATTTGAGTCAACTGGATTCACTTGGTCGCGTAGCCTTGCTCAGCGCAATTGAGGATCGTTACCAGATTGAACTTGATGAAGCGTCGCTGACGCCCGAAACCAACATCAGCGACCTGGAACAAATGATTGCCGCCGGAAATCATTTGCGCGACAACCAGACTCAGTCCGGCATCGAATATCCCTACCCGCGTTGGTCGTTGCGTTGGTCAATCAATTGGCTGCGTGCGGTAACGTACTCACTGTTAATTGTGCCGTTCGTTTGCGTGATGTGCTGGCCGCGCGCTCAACGGAAAGAAAGATTGCTGAATTTACGCGGCCCAGTGCTTTTCATTGCCAATCATATTTCGATGGTTGATCCGGCGATGATCCTGTTTGCCCTTCCCTGGCGTTTCAAACGAAAACTGGCAATCGCCATGGCTGGCGAGCGATTGCGTGCGCTGCGGCAACGCCGCGAAGGATTGAACCGGCTCAGCCGATTGTTCGATCCAATCAAATATCTGCTGGTGGTCACAGTATTCAACGTGTTTCCGCTGCCACAAAAAGGCGGTTTTCGACGCAGCTTCGCCTATGCAGGCGAAGCTGCCGATTCAGGATTCAGCGTGTTAGTGTTTCCCGAAGGCCGAACGACCGAAGATGGCCAAATGAATCCGTTTATGGCCGGCATTGGGCTGCTGGCAAAAGACCTGGACTTGCCTGTGGTGCCCATCAAGATTGATGGATTGTTCGATTTGACCAAACAGCACCGCTATTTTTCCCGCCCGGGAACGGTGACGATAACTTTTGGCGATCCGATTCGATTTCCCGGCGATGCTGAAGCCGAGCAAATAACGCTGGAACTGGAAACTTGCGTCCGCCAACTATAA
- a CDS encoding proprotein convertase P-domain-containing protein, with protein sequence MRISRKRTHRLLVFSALATLILIAGWQSPSLLAYSSKTVRSVLSGAHTKAEVKAAAKPVAAAQQLTKEQKHARMKELVAQIAQLKTQPGQQAPLASAETELKQISDSLGGDLPANEGAGSPVQTGGGPVSVIPTPPTGCIMTTVNASNNTSTQIPDAGTITSTITVSGANPYLWDLNLFTNITHTFAADLDITLTSPAGTVVTITTDNGGSNDNVFAGTLWDDQAGTPVTDFVFSNNVVATPLVVEEALGAFHGENPNGVWTLTITDDLAQDTGTLNNWSLEVSALAAAPPTILVSQTNNANLAIPDAGTVMSTITISGAPTAINDIDLGTFITHTFNADLDITLTSPAGTVVTITTDNGGSNDNVFNGTGWDDSAGTPVTDFVFTNNVPAFVLVPEEAMSAFQGENPNGTWTLTITDDLAQDTGRLVSWSLEMQATNGCQQACMITCPANITVKTFGSTAVVNYPAPTTSGACGTVTCTPASGTSFPAGTTTVTCTAAGAAAPTTCAFTVTVQRIPGAVALTDVGCTGPGDVVSGSATFTNTTGSSMSATGTITLDANLVALPGTCTANVGTCTVVNASTISWSGTLANNQAVNINFSAQIGNVPPGTNLCATLTANFGGQMPVLGSVQGCITTNCQPKGPGNAFPYTSEMSDQKPGSVLIYNIYTSGATNANTQNTRINITNADPSRAVFVHLFFVAEGCSVADSYLCLTPNQTASFLASDLDPGTTGYLVAVAVNALGCPTTANCLIGDEYVKFTSGHEANLGAEAFAGLIGGVPPCDGNSVTAAISFDGVSYNRVPRVLALDNIGSRADGNDTLLVLNRIGGNLGIGASTLGTLFGILYDDAENSLSFSVAGSCQLRNSISNNFPRTAPRFETFVPAGRTGWLKVFSQSDIGILGSAINFNPNAASSAGAFNQGHNLHVLTLSGTNTYIIPVFPPSC encoded by the coding sequence ATGCGCATCTCACGCAAACGCACACACCGACTTCTAGTTTTTTCAGCGTTAGCAACGTTAATACTAATTGCGGGCTGGCAATCGCCATCCTTGCTTGCTTATTCTTCAAAAACCGTCCGCTCTGTCTTGAGCGGTGCTCATACCAAAGCTGAAGTAAAAGCTGCGGCAAAACCGGTCGCGGCAGCACAACAACTCACCAAAGAGCAGAAACATGCTCGAATGAAAGAGTTGGTGGCTCAAATCGCCCAACTGAAAACTCAACCCGGCCAACAGGCACCTCTCGCCTCCGCTGAAACTGAATTGAAGCAAATCTCGGACAGCTTAGGAGGCGATTTACCTGCGAACGAAGGCGCCGGCTCTCCTGTTCAAACAGGAGGCGGTCCAGTCAGTGTGATTCCGACGCCGCCAACTGGCTGCATCATGACAACGGTCAATGCTTCCAATAACACGAGTACCCAAATCCCTGACGCTGGCACGATAACTTCAACAATCACAGTTTCCGGAGCGAATCCGTATCTTTGGGATTTGAACCTGTTTACAAATATCACTCACACATTTGCCGCTGATTTGGACATTACCCTGACCTCTCCGGCTGGCACGGTCGTCACCATCACCACGGATAATGGTGGAAGCAATGACAATGTTTTCGCAGGCACTCTTTGGGATGATCAGGCAGGAACTCCTGTAACGGATTTCGTCTTCAGCAACAACGTCGTCGCAACCCCGCTCGTTGTTGAAGAAGCCTTAGGAGCATTTCACGGGGAAAATCCGAATGGAGTTTGGACCCTGACCATCACAGATGACCTGGCACAAGACACTGGAACGCTGAACAACTGGTCATTGGAGGTCAGTGCGCTAGCAGCCGCTCCCCCAACCATCCTGGTGAGTCAGACCAACAATGCCAATCTGGCCATTCCTGACGCTGGAACCGTCATGTCAACGATCACAATTTCCGGCGCTCCAACTGCGATCAACGACATTGACTTGGGAACGTTCATTACCCACACATTTAATGCGGACCTCGACATCACATTGACTTCACCAGCCGGAACCGTCGTTACAATCACCACGGATAATGGCGGGAGCAATGACAATGTGTTCAATGGAACAGGCTGGGATGACAGCGCAGGCACTCCCGTTACGGATTTTGTCTTTACCAATAATGTTCCAGCCTTCGTTCTGGTTCCGGAAGAAGCGATGTCGGCCTTTCAGGGAGAGAATCCAAATGGAACCTGGACGCTGACCATCACGGATGACTTAGCCCAAGACACTGGAAGGCTCGTCAGTTGGTCTCTGGAAATGCAGGCGACAAACGGCTGTCAACAAGCTTGCATGATTACTTGTCCGGCGAACATCACGGTGAAAACTTTTGGCTCAACGGCAGTCGTCAACTACCCGGCACCAACAACGAGCGGGGCCTGCGGCACTGTAACTTGCACTCCCGCGTCCGGCACCTCCTTCCCGGCTGGCACAACAACCGTGACCTGCACGGCAGCCGGAGCAGCAGCACCCACTACCTGCGCGTTCACCGTGACCGTTCAGCGAATTCCGGGAGCTGTTGCCTTGACGGACGTTGGTTGCACTGGACCAGGAGACGTAGTGAGCGGTTCGGCGACATTCACCAACACAACTGGCTCCTCGATGTCTGCCACTGGTACCATTACCCTGGACGCAAATCTGGTTGCTCTGCCCGGCACCTGCACTGCGAACGTTGGTACCTGTACAGTGGTAAACGCTTCCACAATAAGCTGGTCAGGGACATTGGCCAATAACCAGGCAGTGAACATCAACTTCTCCGCCCAGATTGGCAACGTGCCTCCGGGCACAAATCTTTGCGCCACGCTGACGGCCAACTTCGGCGGCCAAATGCCTGTGCTTGGTTCGGTGCAAGGTTGCATTACCACGAATTGCCAACCCAAGGGTCCTGGAAACGCGTTCCCGTATACTTCGGAAATGAGTGACCAAAAACCCGGTTCGGTGTTGATTTACAACATCTACACATCGGGGGCGACGAATGCGAATACGCAAAATACGCGTATCAACATTACCAACGCCGACCCGTCGCGTGCAGTCTTTGTCCACTTGTTCTTTGTGGCGGAAGGCTGTTCGGTTGCAGACAGCTATTTGTGCTTGACGCCAAACCAGACGGCCAGCTTCCTGGCGTCAGACCTTGATCCGGGAACAACTGGTTATTTGGTGGCGGTGGCAGTCAACGCGTTGGGTTGTCCGACTACGGCCAACTGCTTGATTGGTGATGAATACGTCAAGTTCACCAGCGGCCACGAAGCCAATCTGGGAGCGGAAGCCTTTGCGGGCCTAATCGGCGGAGTGCCTCCTTGCGACGGCAACTCGGTGACCGCGGCGATCAGCTTTGATGGCGTCAGTTACAATCGCGTGCCGCGTGTGTTGGCATTGGACAACATTGGTTCGCGCGCAGATGGCAATGACACCTTACTGGTGCTCAACCGCATCGGCGGAAATCTGGGCATCGGCGCTTCGACGCTGGGCACACTGTTCGGCATTTTGTACGACGATGCCGAAAACAGCTTGAGCTTCTCGGTTGCGGGTAGCTGTCAGTTGCGCAATTCGATTTCCAATAACTTCCCGCGCACTGCGCCTCGATTCGAGACCTTTGTGCCGGCGGGCCGAACTGGTTGGTTGAAAGTTTTCAGCCAATCCGACATCGGCATTTTGGGATCGGCGATTAACTTCAACCCGAACGCAGCCAGTTCGGCAGGCGCCTTCAACCAAGGGCACAACCTGCACGTGCTGACACTGTCGGGAACAAACACTTACATCATTCCTGTTTTCCCGCCAAGCTGTTAG